The following proteins come from a genomic window of Achromobacter deleyi:
- the icd gene encoding NADP-dependent isocitrate dehydrogenase, which translates to MSYQHIKVPAGGQKITVNADFSLNVPDQPIVPYIEGDGTGADITPVMIKVVDAAVQKAYGGKRKIHWMEVYAGEKATKVYGPDVWLPDETLDVVKDYVVSIKGPLTTPVGGGIRSLNVALRQQLDLYVCLRPVAYFKGVPSPVREPEKTNMVIFRENSEDIYAGIEYMADSEQAKELIQFLQTKLGVKKIRFPNTSSIGIKPVSREGTERLVRKAAQYVIDNDRTSLTLVHKGNIMKFTEGGFRDWGYALLQKEFGAQLIDGGPWCKFKNPKTGREIIVKDVIADAFLQQILLRPAEYDVIATLNLNGDYISDALAAQVGGIGIAPGANLSDSVAMFEATHGTAPKYAGKDYVNPGSEILSAEMMLRHMGWTEAADLIISSMEKSILSKKVTYDFARLLEGATQVSCSGFGQVMIENM; encoded by the coding sequence ATGTCCTATCAACATATCAAGGTGCCCGCTGGGGGCCAGAAGATCACGGTCAACGCTGATTTCTCGCTGAATGTGCCGGATCAGCCCATCGTGCCCTACATCGAGGGTGACGGCACCGGCGCCGACATCACGCCCGTCATGATCAAGGTGGTGGACGCCGCCGTGCAGAAGGCCTATGGCGGCAAGCGCAAGATCCACTGGATGGAGGTCTACGCCGGCGAAAAGGCCACCAAGGTCTACGGCCCGGACGTCTGGCTACCCGACGAGACCCTGGACGTGGTCAAGGACTACGTGGTCTCGATCAAGGGTCCGCTGACCACGCCCGTGGGCGGCGGCATCCGTTCGCTGAACGTGGCGTTGCGCCAGCAGCTGGACCTGTACGTCTGCCTGCGCCCGGTGGCGTATTTCAAGGGCGTGCCCTCGCCGGTGCGTGAACCCGAAAAGACCAACATGGTGATCTTCCGCGAGAACTCGGAAGACATCTACGCCGGTATCGAATACATGGCCGACAGCGAGCAGGCCAAGGAACTGATCCAGTTCCTGCAGACCAAGCTCGGCGTCAAGAAGATCCGTTTCCCGAACACCTCGTCGATCGGCATCAAGCCGGTGTCGCGCGAGGGCACCGAGCGCCTGGTGCGCAAGGCGGCGCAGTACGTCATCGACAATGACCGCACGTCGCTGACCCTGGTGCACAAGGGCAACATCATGAAGTTCACGGAAGGCGGCTTCCGCGACTGGGGCTATGCGCTGCTGCAGAAGGAATTCGGCGCGCAGCTGATCGACGGCGGCCCGTGGTGCAAGTTCAAGAACCCCAAGACCGGCCGCGAGATCATCGTCAAGGACGTCATCGCCGACGCGTTCCTGCAGCAGATCCTGCTGCGCCCGGCCGAATACGACGTCATCGCCACCCTGAACCTGAACGGCGACTACATTTCCGACGCGCTGGCCGCGCAAGTGGGCGGCATCGGCATCGCCCCGGGCGCCAACCTGTCCGATTCGGTCGCCATGTTCGAGGCCACCCACGGCACGGCGCCGAAGTACGCGGGCAAGGACTACGTCAACCCGGGTTCGGAGATCCTGTCGGCGGAAATGATGCTGCGCCACATGGGCTGGACCGAGGCGGCCGACCTGATCATCTCGAGCATGGAGAAGTCGATCCTGTCGAAGAAGGTCACGTATGACTTCGCCCGGCTGCTGGAGGGCGCGACGCAGGTGTCGTGCTCCGGTTTTGGTCAGGTCATGATCGAAAACATGTGA
- a CDS encoding DUF4148 domain-containing protein: protein MKTLTTTLLISLALVGAGAQAAGVEQAKSSAQVATELQQAKISGQYTFGELDYPPALPQAASLSAQEVQAQLQQAKTSGEYTFGELQYPPVKAAASVKTRADVQQELAQAKASGQYTFGELEYPPITR from the coding sequence ATGAAAACCCTGACAACTACCCTGCTGATTTCCCTAGCCCTGGTGGGCGCTGGCGCCCAAGCCGCCGGAGTCGAGCAGGCCAAGTCGAGCGCCCAGGTGGCGACCGAATTGCAACAGGCCAAGATCAGCGGCCAATACACCTTCGGCGAGCTGGACTATCCGCCCGCCCTGCCCCAGGCCGCCAGCCTGAGCGCGCAGGAAGTGCAAGCCCAGCTGCAACAAGCCAAGACCAGCGGCGAATACACCTTCGGCGAACTGCAATACCCGCCCGTCAAGGCGGCGGCCAGCGTCAAGACGCGCGCCGATGTCCAGCAGGAACTCGCCCAGGCCAAGGCCAGCGGCCAGTACACGTTCGGCGAACTCGAATACCCGCCGATCACCCGGTGA
- a CDS encoding c-type cytochrome, with protein MNRIMLALAGATLAISGATAQAQDLAAGKAVFDKFNCASCHGADAKTAVDPAYPTLAGQHADYLVHALKAYRRGASGSAATANVRKNPIMGAFATQLSDQDIGNVAAWLSAQPSDLGVRK; from the coding sequence ATGAACCGCATCATGCTTGCCCTCGCGGGCGCGACGCTGGCCATTTCGGGCGCGACTGCCCAGGCCCAGGACCTGGCGGCCGGCAAGGCCGTCTTCGACAAATTCAATTGCGCCTCGTGCCACGGCGCCGACGCCAAGACGGCGGTGGACCCGGCCTATCCGACGCTGGCCGGCCAGCACGCCGATTACCTGGTGCATGCGCTCAAGGCCTACCGCCGCGGCGCCTCGGGCAGCGCGGCCACCGCCAACGTGCGCAAGAACCCCATCATGGGCGCCTTCGCCACCCAGCTGTCCGACCAGGACATCGGCAACGTGGCGGCCTGGCTGTCGGCCCAGCCCAGCGACCTGGGCGTGCGCAAATAG
- a CDS encoding vWA domain-containing protein, with amino-acid sequence MLIDFFYHLRAHKLPVSVQEYLTLVDALRQDVMTPTLDDFYFLARTALVKDESLYDRYDKAFGAYYKGIEAALPAGKDIPLDWLIKQFEKSLTPEEKAAIEKHGWDKLMELFKERMEEQKERHAGGSKWIGTGGTSPFGNGGYHPEGIRVGGQSAGNRSAVKVWDMRQFKDYDDQVELGTRNFKVALRRLRRFAREGAELELDLDDTIASTARNAGHLDLRMVPERHNTVKVLMLLDVGGSMDDHIGRVEELFSAARSEFRNLEVYYFHNCPYESLWQSNRRRQNERSDTWDVLRKYNPDWRLIIVGDATMSPYEILQPGGSVEHYNKEPGAQWMRRLLDAWPKSVWLNPEPTASWQYRQSIALMRDIMQDRMYPVTVAGLEQAMRVLSK; translated from the coding sequence ATGCTGATCGACTTCTTCTACCACCTGCGGGCCCACAAGCTGCCGGTCTCGGTGCAGGAATACCTGACGCTGGTGGACGCGCTGCGCCAGGACGTGATGACGCCCACGCTGGACGACTTCTACTTCCTGGCGCGCACCGCGCTGGTCAAGGACGAATCGCTCTACGACCGCTACGACAAGGCCTTCGGCGCCTACTACAAGGGCATCGAGGCCGCGCTGCCGGCGGGCAAGGACATCCCGCTGGACTGGCTCATCAAGCAGTTCGAGAAGAGCCTGACGCCGGAGGAAAAGGCCGCCATCGAGAAGCACGGCTGGGACAAGCTGATGGAGCTCTTCAAGGAGCGCATGGAAGAGCAGAAGGAACGCCATGCCGGCGGCAGCAAGTGGATCGGCACCGGCGGCACCTCGCCCTTCGGCAACGGCGGCTATCACCCCGAAGGCATCCGCGTCGGCGGCCAGTCGGCCGGCAACCGCAGCGCGGTCAAGGTCTGGGACATGCGCCAGTTCAAGGACTACGACGACCAGGTCGAGCTGGGCACGCGCAACTTCAAGGTCGCGCTGCGCCGCCTGCGGCGCTTCGCGCGCGAAGGCGCCGAACTCGAACTGGACCTGGACGACACCATCGCCAGCACCGCGCGCAACGCCGGCCACCTGGACCTGCGCATGGTCCCGGAGCGCCACAACACGGTCAAGGTGCTGATGCTGCTGGACGTCGGCGGCAGCATGGATGACCACATCGGCCGCGTCGAGGAACTGTTCTCCGCGGCCCGCAGCGAATTCCGCAATCTCGAGGTCTACTACTTCCACAACTGCCCCTACGAGAGCCTGTGGCAGAGCAACCGCCGGCGCCAGAACGAACGCTCCGACACCTGGGACGTGCTGCGCAAATACAACCCGGACTGGCGCCTGATCATCGTCGGCGACGCCACCATGAGCCCCTACGAGATCCTGCAACCGGGCGGCTCGGTCGAGCACTACAACAAGGAACCCGGCGCGCAATGGATGCGCCGGCTGCTGGACGCCTGGCCCAAGTCGGTGTGGCTCAATCCCGAGCCCACCGCGTCGTGGCAGTACCGCCAGTCGATCGCGCTGATGCGCGACATCATGCAGGACCGCATGTACCCCGTGACGGTCGCGGGGCTGGAACAGGCGATGCGGGTGCTGTCGAAGTGA
- a CDS encoding AAA family ATPase — translation MSAAQTAPSAPHARFDGTDRYVATDDLKLAVNAALTLQRPLLIKGEPGTGKTMLAEEVARALDRPLLQWHIKSTTKAHQGLYEYDAVSRLRDSQLGDEKVRDIRNYIVQGTLWQAFDAEQPVVVLIDEIDKADIEFPNDLLRELDRMEFHVYETRQTIAARHRPLVIITSNNEKDLPDAFLRRCFFHYIRFPDRDTMRDIVAVHFPELKQDVLRAALDTFFSLRDAPGLKKKPSTSELLDWLRLLLAEDVSAAQIDAHTATAVPLMAGALLKNEQDVHLLERLAAMTRGAPRR, via the coding sequence ATGTCCGCTGCCCAGACCGCTCCTTCCGCACCGCACGCACGCTTCGATGGCACCGACCGATACGTCGCCACCGATGACCTCAAGCTCGCCGTCAACGCCGCGCTGACACTGCAGCGCCCGCTGCTGATCAAGGGCGAACCCGGCACCGGCAAGACCATGCTGGCCGAGGAAGTGGCGCGCGCGCTGGACCGTCCTTTGCTGCAGTGGCACATCAAATCCACCACCAAGGCGCATCAGGGTCTTTACGAATACGACGCGGTGTCGCGCCTGCGCGACTCGCAGCTCGGCGACGAGAAAGTCCGCGACATCCGCAACTACATCGTGCAGGGCACGCTGTGGCAGGCCTTCGACGCCGAACAGCCGGTGGTGGTGCTGATCGACGAGATCGACAAGGCCGACATCGAATTCCCCAACGACCTGCTGCGCGAACTCGACCGCATGGAATTCCATGTGTACGAAACGCGCCAGACCATCGCCGCACGCCACCGGCCGCTGGTCATCATCACCTCCAACAACGAGAAGGACCTGCCAGACGCCTTCCTGCGCCGCTGCTTCTTCCACTACATCCGCTTCCCCGACCGCGACACCATGCGCGACATCGTCGCGGTGCACTTCCCCGAGCTCAAGCAGGACGTGCTGCGCGCGGCGCTCGACACGTTCTTCAGCCTGCGCGACGCGCCCGGCCTGAAGAAAAAACCGTCGACCTCCGAACTGCTGGACTGGCTGCGCCTGCTGCTGGCCGAGGACGTCAGCGCGGCGCAGATCGACGCGCACACCGCCACCGCGGTGCCGCTGATGGCCGGCGCGCTGCTCAAGAACGAACAGGACGTGCACCTGCTGGAACGGCTCGCCGCCATGACCCGCGGCGCGCCGCGCCGCTGA
- a CDS encoding methyl-accepting chemotaxis protein, giving the protein MKNSSLRRELLWFVLAIGVAVLALGGWDAWERRAEMLAERKTELRNVLDLAAGIVRNGKQRAIDEHLSPEQAKRNVAQRLAQLRYGADGYVGVFDDSYTLLVHPDARMTGTNVRAVKDSDGLPIFENLYAQGKAGGGFVQYHFPRPGAEEALPKASYAVYDPEWGWLMFTGLYVDDVDAAFRATLWRQGGVTLALLVVLLAAALRFFRSHIIRPLDEAVAVCERVAQGDLSSIISRHHRGEIGRLFDAMALMQERLDVAVRTIVHSTGSIAAASRQIAAGSMDLHDRTEKQAAALEQTAASVEQITATAKQSADHVREVSSLAGQSAQLARQGSEETQHAIDAMREISQSSQRIDEIIRLIDEIAFQTNILALNAAVEAARAGEQGRGFAVVAGEVRALAQRSATAAKEIKTLIEASSDSVERGSQRVEQASATMSSVLQSAASSAPLMGEIATASSEQSVGIEQINQAVTHLDSVTQQNAALVEEFAASAATLHDQADDLARAVAVFKLSAAY; this is encoded by the coding sequence ATGAAGAATTCAAGCTTGCGCAGGGAGTTGCTGTGGTTCGTGCTCGCGATCGGGGTCGCGGTGCTGGCCTTGGGGGGATGGGATGCCTGGGAGCGGCGCGCCGAGATGCTGGCCGAGCGCAAGACGGAACTGCGCAACGTGCTGGACCTGGCCGCCGGCATCGTGCGCAATGGCAAGCAGCGCGCCATCGACGAGCACCTGTCGCCCGAGCAGGCCAAGCGCAACGTGGCGCAGCGGCTGGCGCAACTACGCTACGGCGCGGATGGCTATGTCGGCGTGTTCGACGACAGCTACACGCTGCTGGTGCATCCCGATGCCAGGATGACCGGCACCAACGTGCGCGCGGTCAAGGACAGCGACGGCCTGCCGATCTTCGAGAATCTCTACGCGCAGGGCAAGGCGGGCGGCGGTTTCGTCCAATACCACTTTCCGCGGCCGGGGGCCGAAGAGGCGCTGCCCAAGGCCAGCTACGCCGTCTACGACCCGGAATGGGGCTGGCTGATGTTCACCGGCCTGTACGTGGATGACGTCGACGCCGCCTTTCGCGCGACGCTGTGGCGTCAGGGCGGCGTGACGCTGGCGCTGCTGGTGGTGCTGCTGGCGGCAGCGCTGCGGTTCTTCCGTTCCCATATCATCCGGCCGCTGGACGAGGCGGTGGCGGTCTGTGAGCGGGTGGCGCAGGGTGACCTGTCCAGCATCATTTCGCGCCACCATCGCGGCGAGATCGGCCGGCTGTTCGACGCCATGGCCTTGATGCAGGAGCGGCTGGACGTGGCGGTGCGCACCATCGTGCACTCCACCGGTTCGATCGCGGCGGCCTCGCGCCAGATCGCCGCGGGCAGCATGGACCTGCACGACCGCACCGAGAAACAGGCGGCCGCGCTGGAACAGACCGCGGCCAGCGTCGAGCAGATCACGGCCACCGCCAAGCAGAGCGCCGACCACGTGCGCGAGGTCAGTTCGCTGGCGGGCCAGTCGGCGCAGTTGGCGCGGCAGGGCAGCGAGGAAACGCAGCATGCGATCGACGCGATGCGCGAGATCTCGCAGAGCTCGCAGCGCATCGACGAGATCATCCGGCTGATCGACGAAATCGCGTTCCAGACCAATATCCTGGCGCTCAATGCCGCGGTGGAAGCCGCGCGCGCCGGCGAACAGGGACGCGGGTTCGCCGTGGTGGCGGGCGAGGTGCGGGCGCTGGCGCAGCGCTCGGCCACCGCCGCCAAGGAAATCAAGACGCTGATCGAGGCGTCGTCGGATTCGGTCGAACGCGGCAGCCAGCGGGTGGAGCAGGCCAGCGCCACCATGAGCAGCGTGCTGCAGTCGGCGGCGAGCAGCGCGCCGTTGATGGGCGAGATCGCCACCGCGTCGTCCGAGCAGAGCGTCGGCATCGAACAGATCAATCAGGCGGTGACGCACCTGGACAGCGTGACGCAGCAGAACGCGGCGCTGGTCGAGGAGTTCGCGGCGTCGGCCGCCACCTTGCACGACCAGGCCGACGACCTGGCGCGCGCGGTGGCGGTGTTCAAGCTGTCTGCAGCCTACTAG
- a CDS encoding M16 family metallopeptidase, with the protein MRLSISKLPRPLGALLFSSFLAFQAGAASLPAGVTEAASIEGITEYRLSNGLRVLLVPDESKPSTTVNMTYLVGSRNENYGQTGMAHLLEHMLFKGTSTTRNAMGEFSRRGLQANGSTSSDRTNYFASFAANPDTLKWYLGWQADAMVNSLIAKEDLDSEMTVVRNEMESGENSPFRILMQKMQAAAFQWHSYGKNTIGARSDVENVDIGQLRAFYHEYYQPDNAVLIVAGKFDPQATLADIEATLGKLPKPDRKLPPEYTVEPAQDGERAVTLRRAGGTPLVAAMYHIPAAGSTDFVPFDLATTILADTPSGRLYHALVPTKLASGVFGFTMENLDPGLAMFAAQLTPGKSQDAAMKALTGTLEALGKKPFTQQELDRARSKWLTSWEQTYSDPEQVGVALSEAIAAGDWRLFFLQRDRARKATLAEVQQAATTYLVQSNRIEGRYIPTEKPVRAPQTQRVDLTAVFKDYKGDPDFKAASAFDPTPQNIDRLTQRKTLDLPNGPVQLALLPKATRGNRVQAQMLIQFGNEKDLLGQRVNSSAVADLLTRGTAKLSRQDIQDRLDKLQAELGFSGGGTTLKIAMSTKRENLPELTRLALDIVRNANFPKEQLEEYQRQLETSIQNAMTEPQALAGRALARQDNPWPADDLRYVPTFDESLASIRALNRDALVKFHAKFYGAGKIEYSAVGDFEPEAVEKAVKDGLAGWKRAPAYTRVGNPYRDIPAKQFDIATPDKANAFYISRMPLKLQDSDADYAALYLANYLFGASETSRLWNRVRETEGLSYNVRSSLSVSSFEPSASWTMYAIYAPQNRERLEKAIGEELARVLKDGFSDKEVSDGITALLNYRNLARAQDDVLAGTWLDYLQRGRTFEWSAEMDKKISALTPDTVNAALRKYLRPDGFSTAVAGDFKKKAP; encoded by the coding sequence ATGCGCCTGTCCATATCGAAGCTGCCGCGTCCGCTGGGCGCGCTGCTGTTCTCATCCTTCCTGGCCTTCCAGGCCGGAGCCGCCAGCCTGCCGGCTGGCGTCACGGAGGCCGCCTCGATCGAGGGCATCACCGAATACCGCCTCAGCAACGGCCTGCGCGTCCTGCTGGTTCCCGACGAATCCAAGCCCTCGACCACGGTCAACATGACCTACCTGGTCGGCTCGCGCAACGAGAACTACGGCCAGACCGGCATGGCCCACCTGCTCGAACACATGCTGTTCAAGGGCACCTCCACCACGCGCAACGCCATGGGCGAGTTCTCGCGCCGCGGCCTGCAGGCCAACGGCTCGACCTCCAGCGACCGCACCAACTATTTCGCCAGCTTCGCCGCCAACCCCGACACCCTCAAGTGGTACCTGGGCTGGCAGGCCGACGCCATGGTCAATTCCCTGATCGCCAAGGAAGACCTCGATTCCGAAATGACCGTCGTGCGCAACGAGATGGAAAGCGGCGAGAACAGCCCCTTCCGCATCCTCATGCAGAAGATGCAGGCGGCCGCGTTCCAATGGCACAGCTACGGCAAGAACACCATCGGCGCCCGCTCCGACGTCGAGAACGTCGACATCGGCCAGCTGCGCGCCTTCTATCACGAGTACTACCAGCCCGACAACGCGGTGCTGATCGTGGCCGGCAAGTTCGATCCGCAGGCCACGCTGGCCGACATCGAGGCCACGCTGGGCAAGCTGCCCAAGCCCGACCGCAAGCTGCCGCCGGAATACACCGTCGAACCGGCCCAGGACGGCGAGCGCGCCGTCACGCTGCGCCGCGCCGGCGGCACGCCGCTGGTCGCCGCGATGTACCACATCCCGGCCGCCGGCAGCACCGACTTCGTGCCGTTCGACCTGGCCACCACCATCCTGGCCGACACGCCTTCGGGCCGCCTCTACCACGCGCTGGTGCCGACCAAGCTGGCCTCGGGCGTGTTCGGCTTCACCATGGAAAACCTGGATCCGGGCCTGGCGATGTTCGCCGCCCAGCTGACCCCGGGCAAGAGCCAGGACGCCGCCATGAAGGCGCTGACCGGCACGCTCGAAGCGCTCGGCAAGAAGCCCTTCACCCAGCAGGAACTGGACCGCGCGCGCAGCAAGTGGCTGACCTCGTGGGAACAGACCTACAGCGATCCCGAGCAGGTCGGCGTGGCGCTGTCCGAAGCCATCGCCGCCGGCGACTGGCGCCTGTTCTTCCTGCAACGCGACCGCGCCCGCAAGGCCACGCTGGCCGAAGTGCAGCAGGCCGCCACCACCTACCTGGTGCAGAGCAACCGCATCGAGGGCCGCTACATCCCGACCGAAAAGCCGGTGCGCGCGCCGCAGACGCAACGCGTCGACCTGACCGCGGTGTTCAAGGACTACAAGGGCGACCCCGACTTCAAGGCCGCGTCCGCCTTCGATCCCACGCCGCAGAACATCGACCGCCTGACCCAGCGCAAGACGCTCGACCTGCCCAACGGCCCGGTGCAACTGGCGCTGCTGCCCAAGGCCACGCGCGGCAACCGCGTGCAGGCGCAGATGCTGATCCAGTTCGGCAACGAGAAAGACCTGCTGGGCCAGCGCGTGAATTCCAGCGCCGTGGCCGACCTGCTGACGCGCGGCACCGCCAAGCTGTCGCGCCAGGACATCCAGGACCGCCTCGACAAGCTGCAGGCCGAGCTCGGTTTCAGCGGCGGCGGCACCACGCTCAAGATCGCCATGTCGACCAAGCGTGAAAACCTGCCCGAGCTGACCCGCCTGGCGCTGGACATCGTGCGCAACGCCAACTTCCCCAAGGAACAGCTCGAGGAATACCAGCGCCAGCTCGAGACCTCGATCCAGAACGCCATGACCGAGCCGCAGGCCCTGGCCGGACGCGCCCTGGCGCGCCAGGACAATCCGTGGCCCGCCGATGACCTGCGCTACGTGCCCACGTTCGACGAATCGCTGGCCAGCATCCGCGCGCTGAACCGCGACGCGCTGGTCAAGTTCCACGCCAAGTTCTACGGCGCCGGCAAGATCGAGTACTCGGCGGTCGGCGATTTCGAGCCCGAGGCCGTCGAAAAGGCCGTCAAGGATGGCCTGGCCGGCTGGAAGCGCGCCCCCGCCTACACGCGTGTCGGCAATCCGTACCGCGACATCCCCGCCAAGCAGTTCGACATCGCGACCCCGGACAAGGCCAACGCGTTCTACATCTCGCGCATGCCCCTGAAGCTGCAGGACAGCGATGCCGACTACGCGGCGCTGTACCTGGCCAACTACCTGTTCGGCGCCTCGGAAACCTCGCGCCTGTGGAACCGCGTGCGTGAAACCGAGGGCCTGTCCTACAACGTGCGCAGCTCGCTGTCGGTCTCGTCGTTCGAACCCAGCGCCAGCTGGACCATGTACGCCATCTACGCGCCGCAGAACCGCGAGCGCCTGGAAAAGGCCATCGGCGAGGAACTGGCACGCGTGCTCAAGGACGGTTTCAGCGACAAGGAGGTCTCCGACGGCATCACCGCCCTGCTGAACTACCGCAACCTGGCCCGCGCCCAGGACGACGTGCTGGCCGGCACCTGGCTCGACTACCTGCAGCGCGGCCGCACCTTCGAATGGTCGGCCGAGATGGACAAGAAGATCAGCGCCCTCACGCCCGACACGGTCAACGCGGCATTGCGCAAGTACCTGCGCCCCGACGGCTTCAGCACTGCCGTCGCCGGCGACTTCAAGAAAAAGGCGCCCTGA
- a CDS encoding c-type cytochrome: MKLRFSLKYSVSLLAALASCAIAGQAVAADAAPVGNVQNARDKVSMCIGCHGIEGYKATFPELYHVPMIAGQNAKYIETALNEYKKGARSHPTMDAIAGSLSDQDIADLAAYYSNLK, from the coding sequence ATGAAGTTGCGATTCTCTCTGAAGTACTCGGTTTCCCTGCTGGCCGCATTGGCATCCTGTGCGATCGCCGGCCAGGCAGTTGCTGCGGATGCAGCGCCGGTCGGTAATGTCCAGAACGCCCGTGACAAGGTTTCCATGTGCATTGGTTGCCATGGCATCGAAGGCTACAAGGCGACGTTTCCCGAGCTTTATCACGTACCGATGATCGCTGGCCAGAACGCCAAGTACATCGAGACCGCCCTCAATGAGTACAAGAAAGGCGCGCGCAGCCATCCCACGATGGATGCCATTGCCGGCAGCCTGTCCGACCAGGATATCGCCGACCTGGCCGCTTACTACTCGAACCTGAAATAA
- a CDS encoding DUF1841 family protein — protein MFNPSRDQVREFFIETWRKHRANEVLTPLEAMALDWIIEHPEYHADLESPEAMTAEYAVEKGRTNPFLHLSMHLAIAEQLSIDHPPGIRNAYQRLVARTDAHQAAHEIMECLGRVVWEAQRLGTPLDSDTYIDLIRQRAER, from the coding sequence ATGTTCAACCCTTCCCGCGACCAAGTCCGCGAATTCTTCATCGAAACCTGGCGCAAGCACCGCGCCAACGAGGTCCTGACCCCGCTGGAGGCCATGGCCCTGGACTGGATCATCGAGCATCCGGAATACCACGCCGATCTCGAAAGCCCCGAGGCCATGACCGCCGAATACGCGGTGGAAAAGGGCCGCACCAACCCGTTCCTGCACCTGTCGATGCACCTGGCCATCGCCGAGCAGCTGTCGATCGACCATCCGCCCGGCATCCGCAACGCCTACCAGCGCCTGGTGGCGCGCACCGACGCGCACCAGGCCGCGCACGAGATCATGGAATGCCTGGGCCGGGTCGTCTGGGAAGCGCAACGCCTGGGCACCCCGCTGGACAGCGATACCTACATCGACCTGATCCGCCAGCGCGCCGAGCGCTAG
- a CDS encoding GNAT family N-acetyltransferase, translating to MSLSLEIETPRLVLRQWLAADRKPFADMNTDARVTRYLLPMTAPESDALADRLAAGIDEYGWGFWAVEVPGVAPFIGFVGIKALGPTLPFAPGVEIGWRLAAPYWGRGYASEAAQAALRVGFEQIGVPEIVAFTVPENEPSRAVMRRLGMREDTQRFEHPAVPDGHPLKTHVLYRLAREAWHAQKNGDAGAGMEPFAAA from the coding sequence ATGTCGCTATCCCTTGAAATCGAGACTCCCCGCCTGGTGCTGCGGCAATGGCTGGCGGCCGACCGCAAGCCGTTCGCGGACATGAACACCGATGCGCGCGTGACCCGCTACCTGTTGCCGATGACCGCGCCGGAAAGCGATGCGCTGGCCGACCGGCTGGCCGCGGGCATCGACGAGTACGGCTGGGGTTTCTGGGCGGTCGAGGTGCCGGGCGTCGCGCCGTTCATCGGTTTCGTCGGCATCAAGGCGCTGGGGCCGACGCTGCCGTTCGCGCCGGGCGTGGAAATCGGCTGGCGCCTGGCGGCGCCCTACTGGGGCAGGGGCTATGCCAGCGAGGCCGCGCAGGCCGCGCTGCGGGTGGGGTTCGAGCAGATCGGCGTGCCCGAGATCGTGGCGTTCACGGTGCCGGAAAACGAGCCGTCACGCGCCGTGATGCGGCGCCTGGGCATGCGTGAAGATACGCAGCGCTTCGAGCATCCGGCCGTGCCGGACGGCCATCCCTTGAAGACGCACGTGCTGTACCGGCTGGCGCGCGAGGCCTGGCATGCGCAGAAAAATGGTGACGCCGGCGCAGGCATGGAGCCGTTCGCGGCGGCATAA
- a CDS encoding GNAT family N-acetyltransferase has product MTTHADNGAPEGAILVDCTHERHADQILAIFNEAIATSTALYDYKPRPREAMQGWFQAKRGGGFPVVGYENAAGELMAFASYGTFRAWPAYKYSVEHSVYVDGRFRGQGLGEALMRVLIARARANQVHLMIGGIDAANQGSIKLHEKLGFTHAGTIREAGFKFGRWLDLAFYQLTLDTPAQPVDG; this is encoded by the coding sequence ATGACTACGCACGCTGACAACGGCGCCCCGGAAGGCGCCATCCTGGTCGATTGCACGCATGAACGCCATGCGGACCAGATCCTGGCCATCTTCAACGAGGCCATCGCCACCTCGACCGCGCTGTACGACTACAAGCCGCGCCCGCGCGAGGCCATGCAGGGCTGGTTCCAGGCCAAGCGCGGCGGCGGTTTTCCGGTGGTGGGGTACGAGAACGCGGCGGGCGAGCTGATGGCGTTTGCCAGCTACGGCACGTTCCGCGCCTGGCCGGCCTACAAGTATTCGGTCGAGCATTCCGTGTATGTCGACGGCCGTTTCCGCGGGCAGGGGCTGGGCGAGGCGCTGATGCGCGTGCTGATCGCGCGCGCCCGCGCCAACCAGGTGCACCTGATGATCGGCGGCATCGACGCGGCCAACCAGGGCAGCATCAAGCTGCATGAGAAGCTGGGCTTCACGCATGCCGGCACCATCCGCGAGGCGGGTTTCAAGTTCGGCCGCTGGCTCGACCTGGCGTTCTACCAGTTGACGCTGGACACGCCGGCGCAGCCGGTGGATGGCTGA